The window ACCTGGCATTTCTGGTTTAGAGGTTTCTTATGAAAAAGCGAATGCAGTGGTAACTTTTGATGAATCTAAAACAGACATTGAGAAAGTAAAATCGGCTGTTGACAAAACAGGTTACAAAGTAGAATCAGTAAACAAATCAAAATGAGTGAAGTAGTTCTTAAATCAACAATTACTTGTCCTAAGTGTGGACATCAAAAAGAAGAAACCATGCCAACAGATGCATGTCAGTATTTCTATGAATGCGAAAACTGTAAAGAAGTACTTAAACCCATACAAGGTGATTGTTGCGTTTATTGCTCTTATGGTACAGTAGCTTGCCCACCAATCCAAGAAGGTGGTAAAAGTTCATGTTGTGGGTAAATCAGACAATCAAAATAAAGAGAGCAGCAAAGTTAGGTGGGTTCGCACATGCCCACCGCACAACCGGATTGCCAAGGTCAAGCCCTACGGGTTTTGATAAAAATCTCCACCCTACGGGTAGTATTTTTCCCAAAAACCTTGTCAACCGTGCCACACCCACCTTTTCAAGAGCTTTCTCTTTTCTTTTTTTCCCTTTTTTCTTTTCTCTTTTGAAAATGTCTGTGCGAAGCGCAGCGAGCATAATTCTAATGGCTTGCTATATGAAATCGTTTCGCTTGAAAACACACAGACTAGGAACCACCTACAACAAACCCCATTTCTTTATCCTGAATAAAGGATTGAACAGTGGAAAACCTCTTTGCACACCTTGCCCGAATTGCTTTGTATGTCTTTTGGAAAATGAGGCAGATAGAGAGTTTCTGTATTGGCTATGCTTCGGACTGTGGAGGTCTAAGTCATTCCATTTCTATTTGAAAGGCTCGGTGATTCCATTCATAACTATTGACGAGATCCGAAAGGTTATAAGAGAAAGTGAAGTCAAAGCAAGCACCAAAGAGAAGGCATTTGAAAAGTCGATTCAGGCACTAAAACTATTGGATGTCAACGAGCAAAAAATCAAGCTCACCTTAAAAATGATAGATACTGCCAGGCAGTCAATATTCCACAACCTAATGAAGGAAACAGGGGCAGGATAGCTTCTTGATCTGACAAAAGAACAGGGCAACAAAGGCAAAATAAAGCACACCAAAGCAACAGCACCTAAGAATGAATCTTCGCCTGTTTCTTGTAGTATTTTAGATGGTGAAGGGCAAATCCATGGTAAGTCCGTGTCAAGTCCAAGCAAATGTTTAACCCTTAAAAAATCGTAAAAAGATGGGAAAAATTAATCAAGGTATTCTCGGTGGTGTCTCAGGACAGGTTGGGAATGTAATCGGTGGAACTTGGAAGGGCATCGATTACCTAAGAATCAAACCTTCCAGTGTAGCGAACCCAAGAACTGAAGGTCAGGTTGACCAGCGTTCTAAGTTCTCAACTGTATTGAAGTTCTTGCAGCCAATGACAGACTTCCTTAGAGTTGGTTTTAAGCAGTATGCCAACAAGATGACGCAATTCAATGCGGCCATGTCATACAACCTGAACAATGCCATTACAGGAGCTTACCCCAACTTCATGGTAGACTATGCAAGTGCATTGGTCTCAAGAGGAAACCTGACTGGTGCTGCGAATGGTGCAGCTTCTTCTCCAAGTGCTGGAAACGTAGAAGCGACCTGGACAGACAATTCAGGAAGTGGTAGTGCCTTAGCAACGGACAAAGCTCTGATTGCTCTTTTGAATACCACAAGAGGTGAGGCAGTTTTCACAACTGCGGGACCAGCAAGATCAGTTGGTACAGCAACCATTCCAGTGCCTTCTGAATACTCAGGAGAAGACGTTGAAGTCTTCTTAGGGTTTGTATCAGAAGACGGAACTAAAGTTGCTAACAGCTCTTATTTAGGCTCTGTAACAGTTGCGTAAAGCGATTGGTGTTTTCGATAAAAACCGCTTCCTTTGTGAGGCGGTTTTTTTATGTCCGCTCCGCTCCATTTTTCCTTTCTTATCCCTTATTTAGCTGTTAATCAGCTATTTCTGTTGCTAATTCGTTTCTACTACTTTAGCAACGTGCTGATATACAGTAAGTTAAATTAGTATCAAATATTTTGTATCGGGAAGTAAAGATAAATAAAATTTAAAATTACTTAAACTATAAATATTTAAACATCTGTAAATCATTTTTTATGGAATTAAAAATATGGATTTAATCATTCATACGGAGTATAGCTAAATTAAAGACATCCAAAATATCTGAAACATGATTAAATCAGAAAAAAATTAATACGCCATTTTAGATAGAATTGAGAATTGCTTTCTAATTAGGTAAAAAAAAATCTAAAACTAAGGGATTTATTGAATTAAATATACTCTCAGATTTGATTGCTCAATGTGAAGAAGCGTATTTCCAAACCCAATCGCTTACCCTCTCCTAATCCTAAAATTAAAAAATTATATCCGGGCCAGGTCTGCCGCGCTTTTCAAAATGGATTGAAAAACCTTGCTGTTTTCCTCCCTTCGCCGGATACAATTGCTTGGTTAATGACTGCTGAAATTAGACAACAGGATTTTTCTCATTGACAATAGATATCTTGCTTTCTACTTTTACAGTATTTACCAGGTTGTCCAATACAGGGCAACGCGCCTCTACCTCTTTAATAAGCTCCTGTATCCTTTCAGGACTTTCGTCAGAATCAATAATCGTTTCCACTTCTATTTTATGGTATCCGGGACGGACATTTTCGTCTATTCCCAGGAATCCCCTCCAGTCTATATTCCCTTTGGTTTCTACCTTGACATTGTTTAACTGAATTCCTTTTAGGGAAGCGACAACTTGATAGGTAATCACCTGGCATGAGCCTAGAGAAGCCAATAAATACTCTACAGGATTGGGGCCTAAGTTTGTTCCCGCCAAAGCTTCTGGTTCATCTGCGATAAACTCGAAATCTCTCGCCGTATTTTTCACGCGGACATGCTCATCCATTTCGGAAGTAACTCTAAATACTCCTTTTGTTAGGCTTACATCTTTTTTGGTAGCTTCAATAATTCCTTGGAATGTTCGCTGCACTAATTCTGACATGGTTATTTAATTTAAAAGTTAATAAATAATAAATAGGATTTTATAAGGGTGAAGCTGAAGCAATCACTCCATAGACTGAATCGTCTTAGTATCGGAAATTAGAAATGAATTTTACATGCGGCCAGACATAGACTTATCCCTATTGTGCAGCAAACAGCAACACAAATGAATCGTCTTGTGGCGAAAAAGTTCCTTTGAAAAGGTGTAAATAACGGGGTTGTGATTTGTCTTCATGTTGTCTTTTTTATAGTCCTCTTATTTAAGAGTCTGGAATTGGCACCTTTTCATTTGATGAAGGTTGCCAGTAGGTCATAGAGCCAGTCTCTCGCTACTTCTTTATAAATCAAGGCGTCTATTTTGAAAGCCTTTGACATGATTGTGGCACAAACTTAGGCATAGATTTCTAAAAACAAAACTATTTTGGTTTCTTTTACTAATAGGACTTTTGGAAAAAGAATAGTCAGGTTTTTAATAATGATTAGGCCTATGCTGCAGGTCAAAACCTTCTTTGGGTACCTGAGTTCGATTATAGAAAGTATGCGTTGGTGGTGCTTATGCCTTCCTTAGCGAATGGGTAATTACCTGATAAACCAAAGCACCTTATAATAAACCAAGTCTCATTTTCAGCCACTCCCCTTAAATTAAGAGGGCATAGCCTGTCGCGACCAAAGTCGGGAGGGATTATAACGGTATAACAAAACAGCTACGAAATTGATTTTTGGAACGTTTACAGAAATCTCCACATTTCCTTTTAAAAGGCGGATTTACCTGATTTACTTTTTCAATATCTATTTCTAGGAAGGTTTTGCTTGACCAAATCAACCCAATTTTAATGGCAGTAAGACAAGTTTAACTGTTCGGGATGCTAGAACAATTAAAAGTGGAGCCTTAAACCAAAATAAATTGATTTATAAAATGTAGGTTGATTCTCACAAACGTATACTGTATATTTACACTATACATATTCTAATGATAAAAAGTATCAAGAATAAATCCCTAAAAAACTATTGGGTCAAGGGTGATAGAAGTAAACTTCCGTCAACCATGATCCGGAAAATTGAGATGGTAATGGAGATTA of the Cyclobacterium marinum DSM 745 genome contains:
- a CDS encoding DUF6266 family protein produces the protein MGKINQGILGGVSGQVGNVIGGTWKGIDYLRIKPSSVANPRTEGQVDQRSKFSTVLKFLQPMTDFLRVGFKQYANKMTQFNAAMSYNLNNAITGAYPNFMVDYASALVSRGNLTGAANGAASSPSAGNVEATWTDNSGSGSALATDKALIALLNTTRGEAVFTTAGPARSVGTATIPVPSEYSGEDVEVFLGFVSEDGTKVANSSYLGSVTVA
- a CDS encoding GDCCVxC domain-containing (seleno)protein; the protein is MSEVVLKSTITCPKCGHQKEETMPTDACQYFYECENCKEVLKPIQGDCCVYCSYGTVACPPIQEGGKSSCCG
- a CDS encoding DUF6943 family protein; translation: MLWVNQTIKIKRAAKLGGFAHAHRTTGLPRSSPTGFDKNLHPTGSIFPKNLVNRATPTFSRAFSFLFFPFFFSLLKMSVRSAASIILMACYMKSFRLKTHRLGTTYNKPHFFILNKGLNSGKPLCTPCPNCFVCLLENEADREFLYWLCFGLWRSKSFHFYLKGSVIPFITIDEIRKVIRESEVKASTKEKAFEKSIQALKLLDVNEQKIKLTLKMIDTARQSIFHNLMKETGAG
- a CDS encoding OsmC family protein, producing MSELVQRTFQGIIEATKKDVSLTKGVFRVTSEMDEHVRVKNTARDFEFIADEPEALAGTNLGPNPVEYLLASLGSCQVITYQVVASLKGIQLNNVKVETKGNIDWRGFLGIDENVRPGYHKIEVETIIDSDESPERIQELIKEVEARCPVLDNLVNTVKVESKISIVNEKNPVV